A stretch of the Malus sylvestris chromosome 10, drMalSylv7.2, whole genome shotgun sequence genome encodes the following:
- the LOC126584460 gene encoding uncharacterized protein LOC126584460 — MLEHQYTEMRIAATITRNVIWNPPISIFVKINVDGAWKPSGKAGLGIVIQDCGGMLLGRKHCHILKSSIEEIEAEAALVWLVLANDMGLENIMVESDSKVFVDSVIKKSIRSMWRIYPIMEEIWRLLSSFTQVRWKQIHREANNVAHETVSHSIDRVCRRRWATQPPPSLVLILSKDGLPCPPRNLNQC, encoded by the coding sequence ATGCTTGAACATCAGTACACAGAGATGAGGATTGCAGCCACCATTACAAGAAATGTTATTTGGAACCCTCCCATAtccatttttgttaaaataaatgttgatggTGCATGGAAACCATCAGGCAAGGCTGGTTTAGGTATTGTCATTCAGGATTGTGGAGGGATGTTATTGGGAAGGAAACACTGCCATATTCTCAAATCATCTATTGAGGAAATTGAGGCAGAGGCTGCACTTGTATGGCTGGTATTAGCTAATGACATGGGCCTGGAAAACATCATGGTTGAAAGTGATTCCAAAGTTTTTGTGGATAGTGTCATAAAGAAGTCAATTAGAAGCATGTGGAGAATTTACCCCATCATGGAGGAGATATGGAGGTTATTGTCATCTTTCACTCAAGTTCGGTGGAAACAGATTCATAGAGAAGCAAACAATGTAGCACATGAAACAGTTAGTCATAGTATCGATAGGGTGTGCCGTCGACGGTGGGCCACGCAGCCTCCTCCTTCTCTGGTTTTGATTTTGTCAAAGGACGGGTTACCATGTCCACCGAGGAACTTAAATCAATGTTAA